aaacaattacttaCCGGTTCCGAAAAATTAAAGAAGGCATACTACACGTACTCGAATCGATACTTTTGAACTTTTCCTGTAACATATGTATGGGTAAAGAGTATAACGTCATTACTTCACTTTGGATTCACACTTCACTTGGAAAACATTTATCGATTTAGTTTTCTCATTAATATGCACATCAAATTGTTTTTCTCTGTTTTTGAAGGACTTTGGTTGCTTGGGTAACGACATTCAGACACGGAGTTTACTATTCAACTGCCCTCTTCGATATGACATATATATCGGTATATTCTTAGGGTTGGGGCGCCGCGTCGCCAAGCGCACACACGGGGTGAAATTTTACCAACTATTGATCGGAGAATACTAACACTCGAATGTTAAGATAAATGGAATATCATAATGTGATAGCCTATATGATTTTCGACTCTTTATAAGACTTTTCGTAAGAGCAATAGACAGAAATCTCTTCGGTCAGATTAGTAAGTTGATGAGGGAGGTTGATGGTGAGAAAACTAAATTCGAGttggtaggtatttaaaacTTGGTGGTTCTGGTTATATAAACCGTGAATCGATGACAAACTTGTAAATGCTTGGCTATGAAAGAGCATTACCTCTTGATAAAGCTGTtacttaaaacttatttaacatTCTTGttatacttacaaataaacgATCTAAACCTttgatcaaatcaaatcaaaactCATGTAGTTACTGTAGTTAGTAGTGCTTATAAACTATGTTATTTATGATGTTCACTCTAAATTCTACATAGCGCCTAGTGATTATTAAGAGCAAAATTTTCATCCCGTGTGATATCTTTCCCTCCGCGCAAGCGCGATGGCAGTTTCCATGACGCCATACTGGTTACCCCAGAGGTCTCTAATGTTTTGAAACCATAACAATAAGTATTGATGTTTGTTTAGATGTTTCTCAAAACAGTGagaattttccaaaaaattcGCAAGTTTTGTGGATAGTCTTTCAAATTTTCTGGctatattttgaaacatagttactaataataataatatttgaattaatctAAAATAGAATGTTTGACGATGCTTGTTGTCGAttgtatactattttataatgacGAAGCATAATATATTGCGAATTATAGaatgtttgatttttaagtaatcaaataatgaccattcttattatttacctattaaaaacttaatttcaaaGCCACATATTGTCAACTAAAGACATTTTTAACATCTCGATATCGACGTTACACATATTCATCATCAGATTATTGGATAATATTTCCTCATGCATAAGTAGCCAGTGGCGTAACTATATTCCCAAGAACCCTGGGGCTAAAATCCCAAATATCAGCCCTTTCtttaaatcacaatttttttatattaataaaattattatcataatttaataagtttaacACTCACAatcagtaaatatttaaatcacaaaaagtagcaaataaaattaatcttctatagaattattttttgtcataaataaacaaaataaaattaggcaaGTAGAGTTCTTGATTGCCAgtttcaaattcatatttataattcccatggcaatattatgtaatgtttagTACGGATAAAAAAACATACGTACGGGCCATTAAAATCtgtttactattatattattcaataagtTAATTACCACTCCATAACTTAGTACTCTATCTACatcaacataaatataatcaagTACATAAAGGTATTGTCTAAGGTCAATGTCATGCTTCAATAAAAAGTGGACAAAATAAAGCATCAAAATTAGCAAGACCTTCTAACATAATTTCAATTGACGTGGTTGAAGTCacgttatattatttttgtctcaaGTTCCCAATTTTGACATGTGATAAGGCACTAGAACAGTCaaagttattttctttaacataTCTCCATAAACGTTTAatagagatatatttttaggtttaaaTATTATGGCAACGGATTCATCAGTTTCCAATTTTTCTGGTCTTTCCACTTGATTTGCTTCATGCGAAACAGTACTTTCGTGTTTTTCACTCGTTTCAAAATTTGATTGTGCAGGATTGCCTACTTCAGTTTTTGTTGGTACCTCATCTAGGATATCCGATGCTCTGTGACATGGAATATTAAATGGTGCTGCGTTTGactgataataaaaattattgtattgttttgcaTCCTTTTGTTTTACTTCCCTTGATTCTATTATgtcatgtttaattaaatcttgTTTAAATTGTGAAACTTCTTTAGCAGATGAAACAGTAGTCTGTGGTGCTATCAGAATTGTTTCAACATTATCTTTGGCTTGGTTTTTAGTTAGATTTGGATTTGGCCTGAATATAGGTATCATAGTTGGAGGTATTTCATAAGATTTTGGATGTACCTCTGTAGTATTTACTTTAGATTTTTCTAATAGCGGCTTAAGTAGCTCTTGTAATTTCACTCCCTTTTTAGGTTCagtgttattttgtttagatttaaaatcttttattttgatttctgtagcgttttctttttctttggaCCCATTTCCAGCCAGTCCAATcgaaagtaatttttcatCTTTAGAATCTTTGTCTGCCAATCTAATAGGAGACACTATTTCTTCTGCAAATAGAACTTTTGTGGTATTGAAATCCTCCTTAGTAACttcaatgtttgtttttccatttgttttattagtttcaactttttgttttttatcttttggagGCATGTTGACTAGAGTTGCGAGATACGCATTGTCTTTCATGGGCTTGGAGCCTGAGTTTTTGGACATATAGTCGTTCCATTTTGGaagttttgttgttgttgtagGCGTTGTTGTCTTTGGCTGGGGTAGACTtgtttttgacaaattaaatGGTGCCGGTGCTGTGACTTTCTGAAATTCGAaaagtgtaattaatttttcgtGTAGTTAACTTATTTGTGCTACTTTTTCGTGAATTTCAAATAGTTACATTCTGAGCGATATCGAATGTACTTGTCTTTTTCTATACACGAATATCTATTCGATCAATTGATCATTATACAAACTGAGAATTCTTACAATATAGTAAACTTAAGTAccaaaagtaatatttttttttgcctcTACTACCAATTTCTTATTTGTAGTAAAATAGATTTTGGATCtcaagttgaaaataaatatctcatAGAAACAGCACACCACTCTACAAggtaaattatctaaataaaaaaaaaaaacttacatggACAATCACACAAAACCAAAGAATGATAACGGCCTTACTCATATTTCACTAATGACTATCCAACCAGCAATAATATTTCAGGAAAAGACATCGCTTACTTAAAACTTATACAGATATTAACTTACAACATTGTTATGCAATCGATCAGCTGATAAAGAAATCGATTTATTTCCTGGTATTTTATGAGATCTGTTAATTAACATCGATTTCTATaggaattttattgttttattttagaatattctAGAGAATCTAGAACGAATATTTGCGTACACACGTTACTCATGTCTTGTATTCATAGATATATCTAATTtgtatcataaatatatctaatttgattttgatgcgggttttacCTGAGTGCAGTTGGGACTAGACGCTAGTTATCtatattttgaagtttttactaagtatatatttttcaccctaccaatttcaatttagcatttatttgttttaaaaatgatgaTATTCTTATATGaactaaattagttttttgGTGGAAACTTTCCTATTggctatcataataattaaataataacaattttatttaaataataagagtatctatatatgaacctcaatatattatctaaaattaatgatattttttcaaattttttattcatttagcAATCAAGTCACAAAGTGATATGCGTGGAATTTTTTACACcaactgataaataaaaactttaattgcATACACTGACGCACTTGTTGCAATAAagtgattattattatcatatagaCCTTTCGCCATGTcacgaataaaaaatttaagctTCATCACGTACTATTTGTCGCACTTTCTATgtcacaatatataaaatattgttattctattttgagtttttttcCTTCTTCGTAAAGTACATTCTCAATTAACATTCATTTTCAATTAGAAATATCGGATcaagtatttacaaataaataactatatatagcAACATTATTTCACTGACTGACATATTATCTTTTCGTGTATTTgagcattaaataaaaaataaaaaacctaaaaatgAAATTCGCTTTGGTCCTCTTCATCGCCCAGGTGGCCATATTCCaggtattaattaataacagtttctactaaattataataagttatttgcaataatatttttatgaatacgtttttgttattaccaatgaaataaattcttaaataCACCGACGAATGACACTAACgacatcaattttattttcagtccGCCTACTCCCAAGTGATCAGATCATCCCAGATCGCTCTCTCGGGACCACTCGTCGGGCCAGCCCTGCCTTCATGCGGCTGCTCATCCCTCCTACCCGCTCCCGTCCTGGCTCCTTCATGCGGCTGCTCATCCCCTGTCCTTTCAGCCCCCATTGTCAGTGCCCCAGTAGTCTCAACTGCAGTTTCACCTCTCGTCGTTCCCAGTGTTGCCAACAGCCTAGCTGATACCCTCTCCCTGTTGACTGTCAGCAGTCTGCTAGCTGATACCCTTCCCTTGGCTTACCCCAATGTGGTTAGCACCGTGCCAGTCGTTGGTGGATGCGGATGCGGTGGACTGGGCTACACTCTGTTCTAAATTTCTTTATCCGTCATCTACAACATTCATTTTTTACATTCCTTACAAAGTCtagaaatttcataaaaacttacACGGAACtagttcaattttaaaaaaatctgttatgATAATTTCTTCATCTTACCTGGAGAAATATATtgcattgttattattttttgcattctCAAGAGGTACAAGTACCCGCTAACTGCCACACGCGCCCGTTTGGCATTTGGCAGTTATGTAGGATACCggtttaaagttataaatttctatattttccttttttataacCATTGCATTTTCAAATCGCTTTTTGTCGTCTCATTTCAATCATTCGAATCtacaattttaaacattttcgacttttttattattattctctaATTTCGTAAaagttttttcatattatcatTACCATTATCATCATagtcaatcaaaaatttcaaaacttaAGTTTctgtaatttgtaaaaataaatttctaaattatgCTGGTTGACCGTGTctcaaaattgtattgttttatttttctttattttgttttttagcttgtaaataaatcacacCATTTTAGTGTTGAAATCgttgaaattcaaatatattgtaactgtacaacatttatttttaaatgccttaattgtgtaaatttttatcCCAGAAATTTATTCTTTAGCATATtgaattagttatttattaactatttttgGCATTCATTACCTAGGTAgagtttatgtaaaatattgtttttaaagtttcttaattattatattgtgtacgatatgaattttgtaaaaatgaaaatcaatctaatcacaaattttcaagatatgTTACTTTCAAACTCCATCagcttatatatatttgataaaatatatttattttcgtaataacaacacattttttgttacctttattactattttccCACAATTATTACTTTGTGACATTAGATAAACTGCTAACTTGGGCTCCAAAAAGATATAAACCCAGCGCCTTGCAAATTCACGATACACCCCCTCCCCTAACTCTTATATGCAATTTCAGATTTGTGTTCAgataaatgtgtatttttaaggaaaaatagtaaaactaaagtacctacctatgtattatattcatttatttttaacgaagTCGTATCTTCAGCCTATGTTCTACTGTTCTGTCTCACTGTTGCTCTTGTGTGAAATAGGTTTGTgccaatctatactattattataaagtggtaaacgtttgtgagtttgtatgtttgaggcgggtaatctccgaaactaccgaaccgatttcaaaaattctttcaccattagaaatgtacattgtccaagatgctataggctatataagatatcaaaattcccacggaagcgaagccccggacaatATCTAGTGGAAGGGTAAGTAGATAGATACAATATGGCAGCGTCCACGCCACTAAATATGTCGAACAATCAATAATCGATCGATCATGTTAGAGGTCACGTACAGAGGTCACGTGAAGCTTGAAAGGAGAGGGCTCCTCCCTCTTAAGCAGATCTCTCTTGAGCAAAAATCACGAAATATTACAAGGGGGGTAGGGGGGTGTATTAATAAAGATGCGGAGGGTTTAGTAATTTATcacattatatgtatttattttgtcgtCAATCGCGCGATTTCTAAAGggaaaaatctttgaaaaataatatcacacTACCTGCGTGTAGTAagatacttattatttttaaagtttcattGAAGGTACTGAAAAAATCACATGATTAATGCAGGTAAGTACGGCCCTTTATTAATGTCGGCGATAGTAGCGCCACCGTCTGCGAGATTCCTTTCGTGACGCGGAGTGGAGAAAGAGCTGCTGTCTACTACTGCAAcatttttgttcataaaatCCATCTCTATGCATACActaatacctattataaattcgaaatcaaataaaatcaattcatttattcaattcaggtattagactttcacaggcaacaggcactttttcacgtcaaatatGGTAGTTTTTCACAAGCTAAAAACTACTGgttgaaagtctgtctgtcagtctatCTGTTTACCATGATTTCGATACAATTTGATGTGCCTAAAGTTGACCCTGGGATGCATGAAACATAAAGCACGCAACGCACGTTGTTTTTTGGGAGTATCTTCTATACCTATAAAACCACGGGGTGTTTTACTAAAGCGGCTTGGGTCATTATGAGAATCCTTTATTCGTCTACTATGCAGCTTGAGCTCTTGTATGCAAAATATGTACCGATCACTCCATCCTGATATTTTGTTCTCTCGGTATACATAGTTGACGTACATCAACCTATTCAAAATCATTGGAAAATGGGGGCGCATTTGCCATCGCATCGAGTTCCATGAAGGGTAAATTGATGTATGGTTAGCTGCACGTagagtcaacagcacatcaaccaaCCCAAATTCTATTACCGCGCTGTAGatgttcatgcagggtaacttgatgtgctgttgactgtaccaatgTCAAGGATTATTTTCACTATCCTACctacatttatagataaaatctcTATTCTTCTTCAGCATTTTAACTCTCATAAATATGTCTACATGGATGAATGTTCAAAGATTGTGAAGGTGCCTTCTTACCTTATGCAGCCATAAGCTGTGTTAGAATATcctaaacatatattatatatccttGAGAGCCTAATATAGGTTTATAGTTGaagtaataaatgtattgCATACACTTTCTTTGTTATTCACAATACTTTTCAAACCTTTCCTTCCCAGCTTCGAAACCTCTTCAAATTTCGCACCGATACTCAGGGTCGTTCTTTGCGTAGTGCTGTAAACCTTCGTCTAATTACTCCAATCCACTCCActgttttttttccaattcgTTCACTGTACATGCAGCTCGTCTTTGGAATACTTTACCTTACTCCATCCGGTGTGCTCAAACTCTGAGTAGCTTTAAATCTCAGGTCAagacatattatttatgtctTTGATTAGCTGTTTCTGTATTTccattttcattcataattcataattatgtgcaatataagtatatgtaatgtgtgtatgtaagtatatagtattaacatttatgtaggtttatgatatttattttaagtatatttattatattaaatctatttttacaattgtcAGTTTAATCCGACCTGCATTTCTGTATTTCCTCGTCTAGCAATTTCCCAAAAGGTtgcctggaagaaattgcttacAGCGTTAAGGCCGCCTTTCGCACAATATATCTATACCATAATGTCATGCTATGtgtgattatacattttgtacttatgtatactatgtattgtattgtatagaaATCTGACTCGTCCGAATAGACAGGCACAAAATAAAGATAGTAATTCATTCTGTATTATGATGTAGCTTAAATACTAGTATGCAAGTTTAAGTGTTGCAGCATCTAATAGCCAAGTAGCCACCTGTATGTGAAGAATTTTTCAagtaaaatacaaacacaaatataacccaacgaaaacatttattcatactaataaacaaaacacaacgcggtatataatttacaagccGCATTTGCAAATGTCAATAAGACCGTTACCGGTGTCTACGTAGGCCGTGCCATGTGACGGAACTGCACCATCCACTCCAACATATCCATACACAGGGAATGTACCGCTGATTTTGATTGATCCACCCACAGGGAGATCACCATCAAGGGATATATCTCCAAATTGAAGATTTGGAACAATTTCTGTAACCAATGGTGCCTTAGCAGCAGACAATTGCCATCCTGGGTGGTAACTTGGTGCTACAGTTTGGGCTACACTGCCGGACAGCAAAGCTTGTTGAGAGTTTACGTTACCGATGTATTCAGGTAAGCCGAGGTTATTGccaaagtttaaatttaaaccttGGTTTAAGCCGAGGTTACCGAGGTTGTTGGGGTAGCCTTGCAGGGGGAAGCCGAAGACATCCTGAAAGAAAGATGGGTAAGTTACCTATGTAAatctagaacatgttgaggCAATGGTAGATATGAGTTATTGCAGATGGCAGCTATAAGGGTTAACGATGTGAAGGAAATTGCTAGCAATAAGTGGATAAGGATGATCCAGGACAGAAAAGGTTGGCGTAGACGGAATTAGACCAAACCCATCAGTGGATCACGAAGTTGTGCAGATGATGCATGATGGGATGTCTGTTGGAGGACAAAATCTGATAGATGGCATTATAGTTCGAaacttaaaagtaaattataaacgcttagatgaaagagaaagagagagagagacactTGAAGtaaattgacatatttttagtGATTATGGCCACTTACCTGCAACAGCAGGCACTGTAACACCAGAAATAGTCCAAGGTAAGACATCTTCAACCAACACGATCGAGTGAATCATCACTACTgaactatttttcttttatatgaacaattaaatgttatctTTCTTACGAAAGCTTCGGTTTCTTCCGACACAAACGTAATTGATTTTtgcataatatattacaacaatagttgataattttattgtgatatgggttagaaattatttgattttattttgttaggcTTGTTGCTACGAAAGTACACTAAGTAATACCACTATGAAAAAGAGGGGTGCTGCATGTAATTTTTACAAGTTGTACCTATACGTAGCAGGAAGTTCGAAGCAAGAATAAGCGAAATAAGAGTGCCAATTATCTGTAGTccttagaccttcacagggatggaattttttttagaaaatactaCATATATGAAATGTgacgtacttattttatattatgtagtaaatttctcaaaaatctaCCATCaaaccactgctgagaagaaatgccgacagaaactcatttgaacagtgttggccCCCTGTTATGCCAAAAGGGCTTACCCATGGAAATAGTAGGTATGTTTTGCACGAAGAACTTATGAAATCCATGGGCTTATCATTTTTCtttcctaattattttttttctaatagtcTATAACAACATAAAGTACATAGGCAAAAAGTATACCAAAAAATGtgatgattgtgatcaagtgctgataaGAAATAGATGAATCAcacaaaaatgtgtaaatcAAGCTGACCAGTTTCCCCCTGGCAGCActcgttcacgagttgacgcttGGGTtggccatcgcgaagctcaaccacaatagagggaaacTCACGAccaatttgaattattaagcatgacatactcgattcCCATAACTTTATAATACAGATCTTATTTACCCAAATAGACATTTATTTACGGAATAGAAAAGATTCTGTGTAGTTACAGTTCACACAGGATACATCTAAGTACTTACCAAGTTACATCCAAGTACTTACAACTCAACTGAGTTGTCTAATAGTTTCGGAATAAACAGATGATAAACAGACATGACGAATCATAGAAAAGGTcagtttttttcattcatatccGGAACTCTAAATATTGTAGAAACTTCATGATTTATTTAGTACATGagttatgtacagtcaacagcacatcaattaAGCTACCCAATTGCATTGCACTCAACCTGTTACCAGCAGCTCCGCTCGCTGTAGTCTATGTTTAACCCTCAGATCCTCAGTTAtctatattccaaatttcatcaaaatcggcccagacaTATAGCCATGAAATAATGACAGACAGACCATTTAggtaagtatgttttattatggATTTGCAGCTGTTATTCCGGCATGGCATAAGACCCATTCATATGATTCCCTTTTTGTAATTCATTctactaagtatttttttttaatttcgctaagaaataaaataaattataaaaatgtgaggcGTGCAAAGAATATTCGCCTTAAATAAGATTCAT
This Plodia interpunctella isolate USDA-ARS_2022_Savannah chromosome 27, ilPloInte3.2, whole genome shotgun sequence DNA region includes the following protein-coding sequences:
- the LOC128681390 gene encoding uncharacterized protein LOC128681390 — its product is MSKAVIILWFCVIVHKVTAPAPFNLSKTSLPQPKTTTPTTTTKLPKWNDYMSKNSGSKPMKDNAYLATLVNMPPKDKKQKVETNKTNGKTNIEVTKEDFNTTKVLFAEEIVSPIRLADKDSKDEKLLSIGLAGNGSKEKENATEIKIKDFKSKQNNTEPKKGVKLQELLKPLLEKSKVNTTEVHPKSYEIPPTMIPIFRPNPNLTKNQAKDNVETILIAPQTTVSSAKEVSQFKQDLIKHDIIESREVKQKDAKQYNNFYYQSNAAPFNIPCHRASDILDEVPTKTEVGNPAQSNFETSEKHESTVSHEANQVERPEKLETDESVAIIFKPKNISLLNVYGDMLKKITLTVLVPYHMSKLGT
- the LOC128681472 gene encoding uncharacterized protein LOC128681472; its protein translation is MSYLGLFLVLQCLLLQDVFGFPLQGYPNNLGNLGLNQGLNLNFGNNLGLPEYIGNVNSQQALLSGSVAQTVAPSYHPGWQLSAAKAPLVTEIVPNLQFGDISLDGDLPVGGSIKISGTFPVYGYVGVDGAVPSHGTAYVDTGNGLIDICKCGL